The following is a genomic window from candidate division WOR-3 bacterium.
TTTCAAATCTTCAATTACCCTATCAGAAATATTTGTCACTTTTTCATTTTCTATAATCTTTTTCCTACTGGTTAATAAAATTGTAACTCTTGAATTTTGAGAAAGATTTTTAATAATTTCTTTTAGAATCTTTTTCCCTTTTTCAAAATTATCTTCGTATTCCATACTGTAGGAATCATCTAAAATAAGAATAATCTTTTCTGCCTTTTGAGGCAAAATTTTTAAAATAGAGGACCCTTTTCTAATAAAGTATGGTCGACTTAGATTCAAGATCAAAAAAGTAATAAAGAAAGTCCTTAAAAAGAGCAATAAAATGTCTCTTAACCGATAAAAATTAAATTTTTCCTTTTTAAAATCAATCAAAAAAAACAAAGAAGAGAAATCAATCTTTTTAAGTTGAAAGCGAAAAATGAAATGTAAAAGTAATGGCAAAGAGGCCAATGGTAAAAGATAAAGAAAAAAAGGAATAAAAAAATTCATCTAATTCTTGCTCTTTTTTCTAGATAGTTAAAGAAAACGAAATCAAAAGGCATATTGGTAAGAATAAGATTATAATCGATATAATGAGCAGCGCACTCTTTCTTATAATGAAGAAATAAATTTTTCAAATTTTCTTGATATTCTTTTTTTATTCCCCTTGGGTCTAAAGTGATTTCTCTTTTTGTTTCTAAATCCTTAAAAATTAATGGTTCGTTATAATCTAAATTTATCTCGTTTGGATCAAGAATATGAAAAACTAAAACTTCATTTTTCTTATGACGCAAATTTTTCAATGCTTTTAGTACATTCTCTTGGTTATCAAAGAGGTCAGAAAAAACAATAATTAATCCTCTTTTTTTTATTTTCTTCCCAATTTCAGTTAAACTTTTTAAAATATCTGTTTCTCCTTCTGGTTTTACCTCTTCAATTATCTTCAATATTTTTGATAAATGAAATTTAGAACACTGTGGAGGAAAATATTGATAATCTTTTTTATTAAAAATGGCTATTCCTACGCTGTCATGTTGCTTAAATAATAAGTAGGCAAAACAAGCAGTTAAAAAAGAAGCATATTCAAATTTGCTTATTTCCCAACTTTTATAAGCCATTGAACCTGAATTATCTAAAAGGAGATAGGCTCGTAAATTGGTTTCTTCTTCATACTCTCTAACCCAAAATCTATCAGTTTTCGCAAATATTTTCCAATCAATTTTTTTAAGCTCATCACCAGGTAAATAAGGACGATAATCAGCAAACTCTATTGACTGGCCTTTATAGGGACTCTTATGAAAACCAGAAAGAAAACCTTCCACAACTAATTTTGCTTTTAAATCCAATCTTTTTATCTTATGAATTATTTCCGGTAAAAGATATTTCATTTTATTAAAAAAGTTAATGTTTCAATTAAATTATCTATTTCCTCTTTGGTATTATAAAAATGAGGAGAGATTCTTAAATAATTTTCTCTTAAAGAAATTTTAAAACCTTTTTCTAAAATCTTATGATAAAAAATTTTGCTTTCTTTATCTTTTCTTTTACAAGCAACAATGCCACTTCCTTTATTTCTTTCTAAGATATTAAAATTTAAATCTTTTAATCGCTCGATTAAATAATTAGTTAAAAATAAAAGATAGTTTTGTATATTTTTAATTCCAATTTCATTCAAAAATTTTATATTTTCTTTTAAACCAATAATCCCTAAATAATTTTTTGTTCCCTCTTCTAATTTATCAGCACTTTTTTTCAATCTTTTTTTGGCAAATATTTTATTAAATTCTTTCCATTCGTATCCTAACCAGCCAATAAGCTCTATTTTTAATTTTTTTAAAGTTTCCTTTTTAATATGTAATACGCCAATGCCTTGTGGCAGAAAAATCCATTTACCGCCGCCAAAGACAAGAAAATCAATATCTATCTCTTTTAAATCAATTTCTAATGCTCCAACTCCTTGAATTCCATCAATCAATAAAAAACAATCATAATTTTTACAAAAATTACTTATTTCTTTTAAAGGAATTTGATAACCAGAAAGAAAATGTATCCAATCCAAAGCAATCAATTTTGTTTTCCTATTAAATACTTTTTTAATTTGTTTCAGAATGTCGCCTTGTAAGATTGAAATATATCTCTTTTCTACTTTATCAAAATTTTGATAAGGCAAAAAATTTGCAGGGAAATTATCTTTCGCAATAATTATATTATCATTTTTATTAAACCTAATAAGACTTAGAACCGTTAAAATTCCTTCGCTGGTGTTTCTTTTAAAACAAATCTCTTCTTTATTAGCATTTAAAAACTTAGCAACGATTTCTCTTGTCTCTTCTGATAATCTCTCGCATTCTTCCCATTCAATATTTCCTTCATAAACATACTTATCAAGCCACTTCTCTATTGCCTTTTTGGTTCGTAGAGGCATTGGGCCACAAGCAGCGTTATTCAGATAAATATACTTCTCTAAAATCGGAAATTCCTTTCGATAAAGAGAAAAATTAATCATAATAAATAATTATAATTAATTAATTCTTAAAAATCAAAAATACTTAGAAAAAAACTTGAAAAAAATATTTATTTATTTAAAATTTACTAATTGGGGGATCGTCTAACTGGCAGGACATCTGACTCTGGATCAGATGGTCGGGGTTCGAATCCCTGTCCCCCAGTTAAAATTTTTTAAGTACTTCTTTAAGTTCATTTATCTCTTCTTTTTTTCCTAATTTTTCTAAAAAATAAATATTGGCATTAACCATTTTTTTATAATAATCAATAACCAAATTTTCTCGTTCATCTAAAATCTTCTTTGGTTTTCGGTAATATAAATTTTTAAAATCATAATATTGGCATTCCAAAGTGTCTTTAATTTGGAAAGTTAAAAAATAAGGAATAACTTTTTTATTTGTGAGAAAAGCTTTTAAATCGGGGTCGTTTAAATTTAAATACACAAGGTAAGCATTCTCCTTTTTGGTTTCAATAAAACTTATAAGTAAATTTATGTAAGCATTTTGAATTCCCCAAGGCTCTTTTAATTTGTTATATTCAAACTGATAAAGATATTTTTCATATTCTTCCAATTCCCTTTTTATTTTACTTATAAAATCAGGATAGGTTTTCCTTAAATACTCTAAATAAAAAGTCCTTCTCAAAAGTTCCTTATCAATAATAATTAAATCTTTACGAAAATTTTTAAGATAACGAAAGTATAATGAGGATGAGTAAAAATCCCACCAATCAGTTAATATTAAAGAATTTTTCGGCAAAGAATTTAAAACATTATAAGTAAAATCATAAGCCAAATAAAAATCTC
Proteins encoded in this region:
- a CDS encoding DUF58 domain-containing protein, which translates into the protein MKYLLPEIIHKIKRLDLKAKLVVEGFLSGFHKSPYKGQSIEFADYRPYLPGDELKKIDWKIFAKTDRFWVREYEEETNLRAYLLLDNSGSMAYKSWEISKFEYASFLTACFAYLLFKQHDSVGIAIFNKKDYQYFPPQCSKFHLSKILKIIEEVKPEGETDILKSLTEIGKKIKKRGLIIVFSDLFDNQENVLKALKNLRHKKNEVLVFHILDPNEINLDYNEPLIFKDLETKREITLDPRGIKKEYQENLKNLFLHYKKECAAHYIDYNLILTNMPFDFVFFNYLEKRARIR
- a CDS encoding aminotransferase class V-fold PLP-dependent enzyme, which codes for MINFSLYRKEFPILEKYIYLNNAACGPMPLRTKKAIEKWLDKYVYEGNIEWEECERLSEETREIVAKFLNANKEEICFKRNTSEGILTVLSLIRFNKNDNIIIAKDNFPANFLPYQNFDKVEKRYISILQGDILKQIKKVFNRKTKLIALDWIHFLSGYQIPLKEISNFCKNYDCFLLIDGIQGVGALEIDLKEIDIDFLVFGGGKWIFLPQGIGVLHIKKETLKKLKIELIGWLGYEWKEFNKIFAKKRLKKSADKLEEGTKNYLGIIGLKENIKFLNEIGIKNIQNYLLFLTNYLIERLKDLNFNILERNKGSGIVACKRKDKESKIFYHKILEKGFKISLRENYLRISPHFYNTKEEIDNLIETLTFLIK